A single Drosophila ananassae strain 14024-0371.13 chromosome 3L, ASM1763931v2, whole genome shotgun sequence DNA region contains:
- the LOC6494398 gene encoding TBC1 domain family member 31, with product MDGDLKLGDEKVSPRDMATNWQGVGAYGPSDDDSEDTSSFASTGDDLQLETESSGLHSDEDVFEVPSSSSSKSRSQKYPFRLKRNEAGNILTVHHTLKEAGKQVRIQIAACCFNEQSNLLVVIDRRGNVFVFDFVTKFYWRLSVRLPKAKMIRPMPLQKSLYIVGNRMGQICTIDLENSRIRSSSELGSEAVEEISWGQRLKSSTRCSNALVRFGHHAVLMNLASLEVSHQLEFDDQRYTLKFAAFLPNSDHFFTCFSNDSLHVWSSFTLNTLRMGQPIKAMHRRLRLLGAAESVPEINLCNPDNSDLEDDLTFDCPVQDFSNGLLTSYCFTPDGNKMCMSTLDGYLLILSSATFDLEKLYRLTDFIIRQMAFLPQPKERIVFAITGRNQAIILDLANTNHKIIVQGSDAMKLNLSRDGKLLSVTSRCGEVNVWSTCRLFNSLQVQARCHSNVRSTLKLPKSMPTCAVSGCMNQELRHLLKPSRLQAMLREYGCYPEKYRFIIWTSLLDLPCNGSQFQELIKLGVPLMVRKQANKLKIRNDAQRRAVIKVWACLSQWCNVLAHADFMPHLIFPFVKQLPKNGLVSFELLATLVLNHFQLWFEFHPLPPANYLAMCENLLQHHDEPLCKFYKSIELLPKDYAWPLLSSAFAEVLEENQWLAVWDNIVTEPPWFPVFLVVAYNLTNREVILRLADRRSAISFFHEQNPVDIGKLLAKARRLMACCEPALHPQRFMQRFRAIPKGVYPKFVKYPSDWIEQQEEQAVSLLKHNQEIDARIRHLELEEVRIMERLENGLKQEEHARRLKEMEKLYQDTIHREEERITCQRKMLLTYQMEVRRRKSEVISKLQESEQRRKVLEMEKEIDRLMHSIERERRRNNQQMQLAEDEIRNQEMEILAQRYLTNTAGVPLAQKYYGNMRELCRQRDELQKSLQEMTKEQLCTPSSSSAPTNPQMLDFEKSILEIQREFMEIITIDSRRGCRGKVF from the exons ATGGATGGCGATTTAAAACTCGGGGATGAAAAGGTTTCGCCTAGGGATATGGCTACGAATTGGCAGGGCGTTGGAGCATATGGACCAAGCGATGACGATTCGGAGGATACTTCGTCCTTCGCCTCAACAGGGGATGACTTGCAGCTGGAGACAGAGTCCAGTGGACTGCATTCGGACGAGGATGTGTTTGAGGTACCTTCGAGCAGCTCTAGCAAATCCCGGTCCCAGAAGTATCCCTTTAGACTGAAGCGCAACGAAGCAGG AAACATTCTGACGGTTCACCACACCCTCAAGGAAGCAGGGAAGCAAGTGCGAATCCAAATTGCAGCCTGCTGCTTTAACGAACAAAGCAACCTACTGGTCGTCATCGACAGGCG TGGCAACGTCTTCGTGTTTGACTTTGTGACAAAATTCTATTGGCGGCTGAGTGTGCGCCTACCCAAGGCTAAGATGATCCGACCGATGCCGCTACAGAAGAGTCTTTACATCGTTGGCAACAGGATGGGCCAAATCTGCACCATTGATTTGGAAAACTCCCGGATACGGTCCAGCAGCGAGTTAGGAAGTGAAGCTGTTGAGGAGATCAGCTGGGGGCAGCGTCTGAAAAGCTCCACCCGGTGCTCCAACGCCCTTGTGCGCTTTGGCCATCATGCTGTCCTGATGAATCTTGCTTCCCTCGAGGTCTCCCACCAGCTGGAGTTTGATGACCAGCGGTATACCCTCAAGTTCGCCGCCTTTCTTCCCAACTCGGATCACTTTTTTACCTGCTTCTCCAACGATTCGTTGCACGTGTGGTCCTCGTTTACCCTAAACACCCTAAGAATGGGTCAGCCCATTAAGGCTATGCATCGTCGCCTGAGACTGCTAGGCGCAGCGGAGTCGGTGCCGGAGATCAATCTTTGTAACCCGGACAACAGCGACCTTGAGGACGATCTTACATTTGATTGTCCTGTCCAGGATTTTTCCAATGGACTTCTCACTAGCTACTGTTTTACTCCTGATGGGAATAAGATGTGTATGAGTACACTGGATGGTTATCTACTAATTCTCAGCTCGGCGACGTTTGATCTGGAGAAGCTTTACCGGCTCACCGACTTCATAATACGGCAAATGGCCTTCCTACCGCAGCCCAAGGAGCGGATTGTGTTTGCGATTACCGGAAGAAATCAAGCTATTATATTGGACTTGGCCAACACGAACCACAAGATAATCGTTCAGGGCTCCGATGCGATGAAACTGAACCTGAGCCGAGACGGCAAGCTCTTGAGTGTAACCTCTCGTTGCGGAGAGGTTAACGTTTGGTCCACCTGTCGTCTGTTTAACTCCTTGCAGGTTCAGGCCAGGTGCCACAGCAATGTTAGGTCTACTCTCAAGTTGCCCAAGTCCATGCCAACCTGCGCCGTCAGTGGCTGCATGAACCAGGAATTGAGGCATCTGCTGAAGCCGAGTAGATTGCAGGCAATGCTCAGAGAGTATGGATGCTATCCGGAGAAGTACAGGTTCATCATATGGACCTCACTTCTAGATCTTCCTTGCAACGGGTCGCAGTTTCAGGAGCTCATCAAGTTGGGCGTACCCCTGATGGTCCGGAAACAAGCCAATAAACTTAAGATTCGAAACGATGCCCAGCGACGTGCTGTGATCAAGGTATGGGCCTGCCTGTCGCAGTGGTGCAATGTCCTTGCTCATGCAGACTTCATGCCACACCTCATTTTTCCGTTTGTGAAGCAGCTGCCAAAGAACGGGTTGGTTTCTTTCGAGCTCCTTGCAACGCTGGTCCTCAATCACTTTCAGCTCTGGTTCGAGTTTCACCCGCTCCCACCGGCGAATTACCTGGCCATGTGCGAGAATCTGCTCCAGCACCACGACGAGCCGCTGTGCAAGTTCTACAAATCAATAGAGCTCCTCCCAAAGGACTATGCGTGGCCGTTGCTAAGTAGTGCCTTTGCTGAGGTTCTGGAGGAAAATCAGTGGCTAGCGGTGTGGGATAACATTGTAACGGAGCCTCCTTGGTTTCCCGTGTTCCTGGTTGTAGCCTACAACTTGACTAACCGTGAGGTTATCCTTCGACTGGCGGACCGGCGCTCTGCAATCTCCTTTTTTCACGAACAGAACCCGGTTGATATCGGGAAACTTTTGGCCAAAGCCCGTAGGCTGATGGCGTGTTGTGAGCCAGCCCTGCATCCACAGCGTTTCATGCAACGCTTCCGTGCCATTCCCAAGGGCGTGTACCCGAAGTTTGTCAAGTATCCCAGCGACTGGATTGAACAACAGGAAGAGCAGGCCGTGTCCCTCCTAAAACACAACCAGGAAATCGATGCCCGAATACGACATCTTGAGCTAGAGGAGGTCCGGATTATGGAGCGACTGGAAAACGGCCTCAAGCAGGAAGAGCATGCTCGCCGTCTCAAGGAGATGGAAAAACTCTACCAGGACACCATCCACCGGGAGGAGGAACGCATCACATGTCAAAGGAAGATGCTGCTTACCTACCAGATGGAGGTGCGGCGGCGCAAGAGCGAGGTTATCTCTAAGCTGCAGGAGTCGGAGCAGCGGCGCAAGGTTCTCGAAATGGAGAAGGAGATCGATAGGCTGATGCACAGCATAGAGCGCGAGCGCCGCCGGAACAACCAACAGATGCAGTTGGCTGAAGACGAGATTCGAAACCAGGAGATGGAGATTCTTGCGCAGCGCTACCTTACCAATACGGCGGGCGTTCCGCTAGCGCAGAAGTATTACGGGAACATGAGAGAGCTGTGCCGGCAAAGGGATGAGCTGCAGAAAAGCTTGCAGGAG ATGACCAAGGAGCAGCTGTGCACTCCAAGCTCCTCGTCCGCGCCAACCAATCCCCAGATGCTGGATTTTGAAAAGTCAATTCTGGAAATCCAGAGAGAGTTTATGGAAATAATCACCATAGATTCACGGAGAGGATGCAGGGGTAAAGTTTTCTAA
- the LOC6494397 gene encoding leptin receptor gene-related protein has protein sequence MGLTFLILACAVPTPKIFYPFFVLLFYALAAIPVFVAKRTTPGSETNPKVEFAHFLTTGMVISAFALPIVLAHAAVITWTACILTIFSNIINFSTMLGYAMREDGEHYGSMF, from the exons ATGGGACTCACCTTCCTAATCCTGGCCTGCGCTGTACCAACGCCGAAAATCTTCTACCCTTTCTTTGTGCTGCTCTTCTACGCACTGGCTGCCATTCCGGTCTTTGTGGCTAAGCGGACCACTCCCGGCTCGGAGACCAACCCGAAGGTGGAGTTCGCCCATTTCCTTACCACGGGAATGGTGATCAGCGCTTTTGCCCTGCCCATTGTCCTGGCCCACGCTGCGGTG ATTACTTGGACTGCTTGCATTCTAACAATATTCAGCAATATTATAAACTTCAGCACCATGTTAGGCTACGCCATGCGGGAGGACGGGGAGCACTATGGAAGCATGTTCTAG
- the LOC6496188 gene encoding uncharacterized protein LOC6496188: protein MAARLELAVSCALAAVVLCCILGQCESSVYPGLRRRPIQAPVMDPQSEQEYAFLAQMMEQYARRRLQQQFDHQLHEINLKMDRQRQLLERERYRQRQQQLQVQREAEEEYENGNGNQLNQQYDQYDNAEAEASYGSPLDAVPDVQPPIYLPRLPNLPNLPNRPNLGDSPNRNSILRERIPFAVGPNDARFFDNPNDPSGELDSRALEDYEEYAPIEPTPDGAKSGKIATPVPAPVPVEPPKVVDAANANFHRINPQSVAAAAVAGVNLPQAKEQGAPHEINALINKLQKQSKSPILTLVSGGDTSQEQIVLRQHLGMSNEMGVYIVALIAGVSAAVTVGLLALGVTWFHNRHKAAADVDYPAYGVTGPNKDVSPSGDRKLAQSAQMYHYQHQKQQIIAMENSQAADGSCGLSDVESDDDNEEGDYTVYECPGLAPTGEMEVKNPLFLDETPATPANNLSGQPAGANASAAATNNNITQATPQQPATQKKGTVKPNMNLLNAAATAAAAAAASATDAAAAGAAGKEEPKQKRKQSKK from the exons ATGGCGGCTCGCCTGGAACTCGCCGTTAGCTGCGCCCTGGCTGCAGTCGTCCTTTGCTGCATTTTGGGTCAGTGTGAGTCGTCCGTTTACCCAG GACTGCGCAGAAGACCTATCCAGGCGCCCGTAATGGACCCGCAGAGCGAACAGGAGTACGCCTTTCTGGCCCAGATGATGGAGCAATATGCCCGCAGGAGACTGCAGCAGCAGTTCGACCACCAGCTGCATGAGATTAACCTAAAGATGGATCGCCAGCGGCAGCTGCTGGAGCGGGAGCGCTACCgccagcggcagcagcaactgcaggTGCAGCGCGAAGCGGAGGAGGAGTACGAGAACGGGAATGGCAACCAGCTGAACCAGCAATACGACCAGTACGACAACGCCGAGGCGGAGGCCAGCTACGGCAGTCCTCTGGATGCTGTGCCAGATGTCCAGCCCCCCATCTATTTGCCACGGCTTCCCAATCTACCAAATCTACCCAATCGGCCCAATCTTGGAGACTCGCCCAACCGGAACAGCATACTCCGGGAAAGAATACCTTTTGCAGTAGGCCCCAACGATGCCCGCTTCTTCGACAACCCCAACGACCCGTCGGGGGAGCTAGACTCCCGAGCTCTGGAGGACTATGAAGAGTATGCCCCCATTGAGCCCACTCCAGACGGGGCCAAGTCAGGCAAGATCGCAACACCGGTTCCGGCTCCAGTGCCGGTGGAGCCTCCGAAAGTTGTGGACGCCGCCAACGCCAACTTCCATCGAATCAACCCCCAATCAGTAGCCGCTGCGGCTGTGGCGGGAGTGAATCTACCCCAGGCCAAGGAGCAGGGTGCCCCCCACGAGATCAACGCTCTCATCAATAAGCTGCAGAAGCAGAGCAAGTCGCCCATTCTTACCTTGGTCAGCGGGGGCGACACAAGCCAGGAACAAATCGTCCTGCGGCAGCACCTGGGCATGAGCAACGAGATGGGGGTGTACATCGTGGCCCTGATAGCGGGCGTAAGTGCAGCAGTGACTGTGGGTCTTCTGGCGCTTGGGGTGACCTG GTTCCACAACCGCCACAAGGCAGCAGCCGATGTGGACTACCCGGCATACGGCGTAACAGGACCCAACAAGGATGTCTCGCCCTCCGGCGACCGGAAGCTGGCGCAGAGTGCCCAAATGTACCACTACCAGCACCAGAAGCAGCAGATAATCGCCATGGAGAACAGCCAGGCCGCGGACGGTAGTTGCGGACTGTCGGACGTGGAGAGCGACGACGACAACGAGGAGGGAGACTACACCGTGTACGAATGTCCTGGCTTGGCGCCGACCGGCGAAATGGAGGTGAAGAATCCGCTCTTCCTGGACGAGACGCCGGCCACGCCGGCCAACAACCTCTCCGGCCAACCCGCCGGGGCCAACGCATCTGCAGCggccaccaacaacaacattacGCAGGCCACGccccagcagccggccaccCAGAAGAAAGGTACTGTTAAGCCCAACATGAATCTCTTGAATGCCGCCGCCACCGCAGCAGCCGCTGCAGCCGCCTCTGCAACAGACGCTGCAGCGGCCGGAGCGGCCGGCAAGGAGGAGCCAAAGCAGAAGCGTAAGCAGAGCAAGAAGTAA
- the LOC6496189 gene encoding sodium/potassium-transporting ATPase subunit beta-1-interacting protein isoform X3: MGSCSCTRRHFLLSICFLQVITIIERQVFDFLGYMWAPILVNFFHILFIIFGFYGAYHFRVKYIITYLIWNFLWIGWNAFLICFYLNVGVLDRDSDLLNLGTGSVSWFEANGYGCKPTYNMTADDPFRPPRPERVDGCLLDYPLVEIIHSGVQVALALFGILGAILISCIFLDEDDRFDFMNGDAKSPQHTVVHPIEAY, from the exons ATGGGCTCGTGCTCGTGTACGCGGCGACACTTTTTGCTGTCAATATGCTTCCTGCAAGTG ATAACCATCATCGAGCGCCAGGTATTCGATTTCCTCGGATACATGTGGGCGCCCATTCTGGTGAACTTTTTCCACATACTCTTCATCATATTCGGCTTCTACGGCGCGTACCACTTTCGCGTTAAATACATCATCACC TATCTAATATGGAATTTCCTGTGGATCGGCTGGAACGCCTTCCTCATTTGCTTCTACTTGAACGTGGGAGTTTTGGACAGG GACAGCGATCTGCTTAACCTTGGCACGGGCAGCGTCTCCTGGTTTGAGGCGAACGGGTATGGCTGCAAGCCCACCTACAACATGACCGCGGACGATCCGTTCCGGCCCCCACGCCCGGAGCGCGTAGACGGTTGCTTGCTCGACTATCCGCTGGTGGAGATCATACACTCCGGAGTGCAGGTTGCTTTGGCG CTGTTCGGTATACTTGGTGCGATTCTAATCAGTTGCATATTTCTCGACGAGGACGACAGAT TCGATTTCATGAACGGCGACGCGAAGAGTCCACAGCACACCGTGGTCCACCCAAT TGAAGCATATTAG
- the LOC6496189 gene encoding sodium/potassium-transporting ATPase subunit beta-1-interacting protein isoform X1, with translation MGSCSCTRRHFLLSICFLQVITIIERQVFDFLGYMWAPILVNFFHILFIIFGFYGAYHFRVKYIITYLIWNFLWIGWNAFLICFYLNVGVLDRDSDLLNLGTGSVSWFEANGYGCKPTYNMTADDPFRPPRPERVDGCLLDYPLVEIIHSGVQVALALFGILGAILISCIFLDEDDRFDFMNGDAKSPQHTVVHPMYVSYTSIPTTSASATMQSNKHLQLQHQQQQQQQNSLKFYHHQQQQQHHFHTTSSNSKNNYQLSGGSNSNNNTLDNNRQPPLPDTTNNHNASFPPHHHHTRLTQNAGGSNSSLHRNRPLQLHSKPKHHVPTPMSPQTTPSLSYASLQNSNSHLAASSLNNSNYSLFQSPDSFQGSNSHFARIHHKPKPPKSGVSTLPMGSEVNISSPVRPPFDRLSRNLEEDEDSFSLQQFAPGDHGVTYVPFQSPTPNGLFGGDNNNQSTRQTFHSPNNNGYPYDQNGLPSPLRVARRPTHIPLPTVPLHSCLEVDDNEDADSDRNPSPQPVSRPHILHQRLGQAPYPDLSPEVAERYAMPSQAVVALPMPHGSPMVRRSNRRPRPPIPVNFCDQIRAPPPGYVVRAQSDDRLVEQAQQASASTGVDAAPHVNRRSGQKSRPRSFCNSIVGVQA, from the exons ATGGGCTCGTGCTCGTGTACGCGGCGACACTTTTTGCTGTCAATATGCTTCCTGCAAGTG ATAACCATCATCGAGCGCCAGGTATTCGATTTCCTCGGATACATGTGGGCGCCCATTCTGGTGAACTTTTTCCACATACTCTTCATCATATTCGGCTTCTACGGCGCGTACCACTTTCGCGTTAAATACATCATCACC TATCTAATATGGAATTTCCTGTGGATCGGCTGGAACGCCTTCCTCATTTGCTTCTACTTGAACGTGGGAGTTTTGGACAGG GACAGCGATCTGCTTAACCTTGGCACGGGCAGCGTCTCCTGGTTTGAGGCGAACGGGTATGGCTGCAAGCCCACCTACAACATGACCGCGGACGATCCGTTCCGGCCCCCACGCCCGGAGCGCGTAGACGGTTGCTTGCTCGACTATCCGCTGGTGGAGATCATACACTCCGGAGTGCAGGTTGCTTTGGCG CTGTTCGGTATACTTGGTGCGATTCTAATCAGTTGCATATTTCTCGACGAGGACGACAGAT TCGATTTCATGAACGGCGACGCGAAGAGTCCACAGCACACCGTGGTCCACCCAATGTACGTGAGCTATACAAGTATACCCACAACATCCGCAAGCGCCACCATGCAATCAAACAAGCATCTGCAActgcagcatcagcagcagcagcagcagcaaaactCACTGAAATTCTATCAtcatcagcaacaacagcaacaccactTCCACACTACCAGTAGCAACAGCAAGAACAACTACCAGTTGAGCGGCGGCAGCAATAGCAACAATAATACACTCGACAATAATCGCCAACCGCCGCTGCCAGACACAACAAATAACCACAACGCGTCATTCCccccacaccaccaccacactCGTTTAACCCAAAATGCGGGAGGAAGTAACAGCAGTCTGCACCGCAATCGGCCACTCCAACTCCACTCCAAGCCCAAACACCACGTCCCAACGCCCATGTCCCCGCAGACGACGCCGTCCCTGTCGTACGCCTCGCTTCAGAATTCCAACTCTCATCTCGCGGCCAGCTCGCTGAACAACAGCAACTACAGTCTTTTCCAGAGCCCGGACTCATTCCAGGGCTCCAACTCTCACTTCGCTCGCATTCACCACAAGCCCAAGCCCCCCAAGTCCGGGGTTTCCACACTGCCGATGGGATCTGAGGTGAACATCAGCTCCCCTGTCCGTCCTCCGTTCGACCGCCTGTCTCGCAACCTCGAAGAGGACGAGGATAGCTTTTCGCTGCAGCAGTTCGCCCCGGGCGACCATGGGGTAACCTATGTGCCATTCCAGAGTCCCACGCCCAATGGCCTATTCGGAggcgacaacaacaaccagaGCACTCGGCAAACATTCCACTCGCCAAACAACAATGGCTATCCCTATGACCAGAACGGACTACCCTCCCCGCTTCGGGTCGCTCGTCGACCCACGCATATCCCACTGCCCACAGTCCCGCTGCACTCATGCCTGGAAGTCGATGACAACGAAGATGCCGACTCTGATAGAAATCCATCGCCCCAGCCGGTCTCCCGTCCGCACATCCTCCACCAGCGCTTGGGCCAGGCCCCATATCCCGATCTCTCGCCCGAGGTGGCGGAGCGGTATGCTATGCCCTCCCAGGCTGTGGTCGCCCTTCCTATGCCCCACGGCTCCCCCATGGTGCGTCGCAGCAATCGCCGCCCCCGGCCACCCATTCCCGTCAATTTCTGCGACCAGATTCGTGCTCCTCCGCCGGGTTACGTTGTCCGCGCCCAAAGCGACGACCGCCTAGTTGAGCAGGCACAGCAAGCGTCGGCGTCAACGGGGGTGGACGCTGCCCCTCATGTTAATCGCCGAAGCGGCCAAAAGTCCCGTCCGCGCTCCTTCTGCAACTCGATAGTGGGCGTGCAGGCCTAG
- the LOC6496189 gene encoding uncharacterized protein LOC6496189 isoform X2, whose protein sequence is MGSCSCTRRHFLLSICFLQVITIIERQVFDFLGYMWAPILVNFFHILFIIFGFYGAYHFRVKYIITYLIWNFLWIGWNAFLICFYLNVGVLDRDSDLLNLGTGSVSWFEANGYGCKPTYNMTADDPFRPPRPERVDGCLLDYPLVEIIHSGVQVALALFGILGAILISCIFLDEDDRLKHISKQSKHRQSLYSIEFGGSSSDTIRHGAHSLGLGLGDPRGDQDGGELSPKPMTPRRVKRRSVMARGTQGRQSSGGSSRRSHHGSSGTLRSKHGGHSGGGADSSSGSYVRSSTRSSRRKYQQNPVTKLLDQQLQQHHPQQPHLGSFHRQDKLSLTASNLQTLNDDIVNNSNLVSGSSQLGSLGKSNRHLYHSYRKNIPLDPIYYNTNGQGVVLEEQGSPNLPPPPPLPSHANLQAGGGGHYNPSYQHSTTHLNDVGHGPDELYNNRPPSVRSSYSNFHGSRPLSTAYGNAPGENVFAGLTGASASPPQAPCTPPLYQQHPMHLQQQQQHQLQQNQQQHYIPPPPMDPAPAYVSAMSFSKRTASRESIRSMAFLNNGPPAYNLNYHTPPDSETTM, encoded by the exons ATGGGCTCGTGCTCGTGTACGCGGCGACACTTTTTGCTGTCAATATGCTTCCTGCAAGTG ATAACCATCATCGAGCGCCAGGTATTCGATTTCCTCGGATACATGTGGGCGCCCATTCTGGTGAACTTTTTCCACATACTCTTCATCATATTCGGCTTCTACGGCGCGTACCACTTTCGCGTTAAATACATCATCACC TATCTAATATGGAATTTCCTGTGGATCGGCTGGAACGCCTTCCTCATTTGCTTCTACTTGAACGTGGGAGTTTTGGACAGG GACAGCGATCTGCTTAACCTTGGCACGGGCAGCGTCTCCTGGTTTGAGGCGAACGGGTATGGCTGCAAGCCCACCTACAACATGACCGCGGACGATCCGTTCCGGCCCCCACGCCCGGAGCGCGTAGACGGTTGCTTGCTCGACTATCCGCTGGTGGAGATCATACACTCCGGAGTGCAGGTTGCTTTGGCG CTGTTCGGTATACTTGGTGCGATTCTAATCAGTTGCATATTTCTCGACGAGGACGACAGAT TGAAGCATATTAGCAAGCAGTCCAAGCACCGCCAATCGCTCTACTCCATCGAGTTTGGCGGCAGCAGCAGTGACACCATCCGACACGGCGCCCACTCCCTGGGCCTGGGACTGGGCGATCCCAGGGGCGACCAGGACGGCGGGGAGCTGAGCCCCAAGCCAATGACTCCGCGACGCGTCAAGAGAAGGTCTGTGATGGCCAGAGGCACACAGGGTAGGCAGTCCAGCGGGGGCAGCAGCCGGCGCTCCCACCACGGCTCCAGCGGCACGCTGAGATCCAAGCACGGCGGTCATTCGGGGGGCGGCGCGgacagcagcagtggcagctACGTGAGGAGCAGCACACGGAGTTCGCGCAGAAAGTACCAGCAGAACCCAGTCACCAAGTTGCTCGACCAACAGCTGCAACAACATCATCCGCAGCAACCGCACTTGGGTTCGTTCCACCGCCAGGACAAGCTCTCATTGACCGCCTCCAATCTGCAGACTCTGAACGACGACATCGTGAATAACTCCAACCTGGTTTCCGGTAGCAGCCAGCTGGGAAGTCTGGGCAAGAGCAATCGGCACTTGTACCACAGCTACCGCAAAAACATTCCGCTGGATCCCATCTACTACAACACCAACGGTCAGGGCGTAGTGCTCGAAGAGCAGGGCTCGCCCAACCTGCCACCGCCTCCACCACTTCCATCCCATGCCAATCTGCAGGCGGGTGGTGGGGGGCACTACAATCCCAGTTACCAACACTCCACTACCCACCTCAACGATGTGGGTCACGGCCCCGACGAGCTCTACAACAATCGTCCTCCCTCGGTGCGTTCCAGTTACTCGAACTTCCACGGTTCGCGTCCTCTGTCCACCGCCTATGGGAATGCCCCGGGTGAAAACGTGTTCGCCGGCCTGACCGGAGCCAGTGCCAGTCCCCCGCAGGCCCCGTGCACTCCGCCCCTGTACCAACAGCACCCAATGcatctgcagcagcagcaacaacatcaactTCAACAAAACCAACAGCAGCACTATATTCCACCGCCCCCTATGGATCCTGCACCCGCCTACGTGAGTGCCATGTCCTTCTCTAAGAGAACCGCATCGAGGGAGAGCATCCGGTCGATGGCCTTCCTCAACAACGGCCCGCCTGCCTACAATCTTAATTACCACACACCGCCCGACTCGGAGACTACCATGTAA